From Bordetella flabilis, the proteins below share one genomic window:
- the imuA gene encoding translesion DNA synthesis-associated protein ImuA: protein MPTPAVLLPEQIHPALWRGTQLAHAARAVVPTGHAELTRELPGGGWPSGALNELLLPRPGIGEMRLLQPALRTLDGQGSIVLVQPPCIPHIAAWRSWGLDPARLLWVNPARPADALWAAEQVLKNGSCAALLCWLPQVRPESLRRLHLAAQGGQTLFFCLRPARAAGQASPAPLRLALASTHGGLKVDIVKRRGPVCGHSLFIALETPRPARVITTPAHATLDRRLPAAAGAGRPAPALAA, encoded by the coding sequence ATGCCGACGCCCGCCGTCCTGCTGCCCGAGCAAATCCATCCCGCCCTATGGCGGGGGACGCAGCTCGCCCACGCCGCTCGGGCCGTGGTGCCGACCGGCCATGCGGAACTGACGCGTGAACTGCCTGGCGGCGGCTGGCCGTCCGGCGCGCTGAACGAACTCCTGCTGCCCCGGCCTGGCATCGGGGAGATGCGGCTGCTGCAGCCGGCCCTGCGCACGCTGGACGGCCAGGGCAGCATCGTGCTGGTGCAACCTCCCTGCATTCCCCATATCGCCGCCTGGCGCAGTTGGGGTCTGGATCCGGCACGGCTGCTGTGGGTGAACCCCGCACGGCCCGCCGATGCCTTGTGGGCCGCGGAACAGGTCTTGAAGAATGGCAGTTGCGCCGCCCTGCTGTGCTGGCTGCCCCAAGTCCGGCCGGAATCCCTGCGGCGGCTGCACCTGGCCGCGCAAGGCGGGCAGACGCTGTTTTTCTGCCTGCGTCCGGCCCGCGCGGCCGGCCAGGCTTCGCCCGCACCGCTGCGGCTGGCGCTGGCCTCGACCCACGGCGGATTGAAGGTGGACATTGTCAAGCGCCGCGGACCGGTCTGCGGCCATTCCCTTTTCATCGCGCTGGAAACGCCCCGGCCCGCGCGTGTCATCACGACTCCTGCCCATGCAACTCTGGATCGCCGTCTACCTGCCGCGGCTGGCGCTGGACGCCCTGCACCCGCCCTGGCCGCTTGA
- a CDS encoding Y-family DNA polymerase translates to MQLWIAVYLPRLALDALHPPWPLDATACAVVEHECVMALTPDAARHGIKPGMRRAGASALAPHAILLDRNVAAEQATLEGAALALLQYTPEVALGGPDSLLMNVGASLRVFGGPRALARRVDATLRALQLQARLGMACTAGGAWLLASRPDAPVSRTGPRHALALPRLARRLDALPCALLPQARPYLDWLHGIGCRQLGMLRRLPRAGLQRRCGPALLKVLDAAYGHAPEVHAWVVAPLRFQRRFELIERIEHTDAVLAVARKLVEQMSGWLMARQRAVPRLRLLLEHERGRHACAPTPLELTLAEPAWQPAHLLGLLRERLGRMTLQAPVVAVVLDAPDTVPQPAANTTLFPEPGQAVVERARLLDLLTARLGADRVLRPHPAADHRPEVANRWTGVHDKTPGAEPMPELDRPFWLLSPPQPLKVRRDQPVYGTPLTLVRGPERIESGWWDEAAAVRDYFVAEDAGAARYWIYRERGAADPRWYLHGLYA, encoded by the coding sequence ATGCAACTCTGGATCGCCGTCTACCTGCCGCGGCTGGCGCTGGACGCCCTGCACCCGCCCTGGCCGCTTGACGCCACGGCCTGCGCGGTGGTCGAGCACGAATGCGTCATGGCCCTGACGCCGGACGCCGCACGCCATGGCATCAAGCCGGGCATGCGCCGCGCCGGCGCCTCGGCCCTGGCGCCGCACGCCATCCTGCTCGATCGCAATGTCGCCGCCGAACAGGCCACGCTGGAAGGCGCCGCCCTGGCCCTGCTGCAATACACGCCAGAAGTCGCCCTGGGTGGACCGGACAGCCTGTTGATGAACGTCGGCGCCAGCCTGCGCGTGTTCGGAGGACCGCGTGCGCTGGCGCGCCGTGTCGACGCCACCCTGCGGGCCTTGCAACTGCAAGCCCGCCTGGGCATGGCCTGCACCGCCGGCGGGGCGTGGCTGCTGGCTAGCCGCCCCGATGCGCCCGTGAGCCGTACCGGCCCCCGCCATGCCCTGGCCTTGCCCCGCCTGGCGCGCCGCCTGGATGCCCTGCCCTGCGCCTTGCTGCCGCAGGCACGGCCTTACCTGGACTGGCTGCACGGCATCGGGTGCCGCCAGCTGGGCATGCTGCGCCGCTTGCCCCGCGCGGGCTTGCAGCGCCGCTGCGGACCCGCGCTGCTGAAGGTGCTGGATGCGGCCTATGGCCACGCGCCGGAAGTCCATGCCTGGGTGGTGGCGCCCTTGCGATTCCAGCGCCGTTTCGAATTGATCGAGCGCATCGAGCATACCGACGCCGTGCTGGCGGTGGCCCGCAAGCTGGTGGAACAAATGAGCGGCTGGCTGATGGCGCGCCAGCGCGCCGTGCCGCGCCTGCGGCTATTGCTGGAACACGAACGCGGCCGCCACGCCTGTGCGCCGACGCCGCTGGAACTGACGCTGGCCGAACCGGCCTGGCAGCCCGCCCACCTGCTGGGCCTGCTGCGCGAACGCCTGGGGCGCATGACATTGCAGGCGCCCGTTGTCGCCGTGGTGCTGGATGCGCCGGACACCGTGCCCCAGCCGGCCGCCAACACCACGCTGTTTCCCGAACCGGGCCAGGCCGTGGTCGAACGCGCCCGCCTGCTGGACCTGCTCACGGCGCGCCTGGGGGCCGACCGGGTGCTGCGCCCCCATCCCGCGGCCGACCATCGGCCTGAAGTGGCCAACCGCTGGACGGGCGTACACGACAAAACCCCTGGCGCCGAACCCATGCCGGAACTGGACCGGCCGTTCTGGCTGCTCAGTCCGCCGCAGCCCCTGAAGGTGCGGCGGGACCAGCCCGTGTATGGCACGCCGCTGACCCTGGTGCGCGGGCCGGAACGCATCGAAAGCGGCTGGTGGGACGAGGCCGCCGCCGTGCGCGATTATTTCGTGGCCGAGGACGCGGGGGCGGCCCGCTACTGGATCTATCGCGAACGCGGCGCGGCGGACCCGCGCTGGTACCTGCACGGGCTGTATGCCTGA
- a CDS encoding error-prone DNA polymerase produces MAAMPDSGLPEYAELACMTNFTFLRGASHAEELVERAAQLGYAALAITDECSLAGVVRAHVEAREHKLPLIIGSHFELARDDDVPLRLILLAQTREGYGNLAELITLARTGTAKKGSYRLTPSDLEQPPVDYAHLRGIPECLAILAPPHGITAGQLAAQAQWLARVFPERAWIGLNLQHQSRDDLHRGVVEDAAVACGLPVAALGWAEMHVRSRKPLHDTLTAIRLGKPVHECGYALAANAERHLRSRLQLARLYPPEALRQTLDIARRCTFSLDELRYEYPDEIVPPGMTPASHLRAETYAGVRRRFGAQPPANVLDQIERELALIQELHYEAYFLTVYDIVRFARSQDILCQGRGSAANSAVCYCLGITEVDPARGNTLFERFISKERNEPPDIDVDFEHQRREEVIQYIYEKYGRPRAALTAVVITYRPRSVLRDTGKALGVDLAIVDAVAKAHQWWDDRGGLLRSFEGCGLDPTSLVARQWAALATQLMGFPRHLSQHPGGFVIARGKLSRLVPIENAAMPGRSVVQWDKDDLDAMRLLKVDVLALGMLSVIRRALDLASQRRGQPFAMQDIPPDDKATYDMICEADTVGVFQIESRAQMTMLPRLKPRVYYDLVVEVAIVRPGPIQGGMVHPYLRRRQGLEPVTYPSGKVRTVLERTMGVPIFQEQVMQIAMVAAGFTGGEADELRRAMAAWRRKGGVDKFRVKLVGGMLAHGYTKEFAEAIFRQVEGFGEYGFPESHAASFALLAYNSSWLKRHEPEAFLAALLNSQPMGFYAPAQLIQDARRHDVRVLPVDACASEWESILDFSHGPRPAVRLGMSLVKGMSQAVAERIVAARTQQPFAHTTDLARRADLRRHDLDALAAADALLTLAGHRRQARWEAAAGAPAKGLLRDAPILESDSPQLPAPTEGQTISDDYRSLQFTLHRHPLALLRDKLKARRFETAETLNGYPDRRVARACGLVTVRQRPGTSNGTIFVSIEDETGAVNVVVRPELIERQRKELLGATLLGVYGTWQNVSNVRHLIAARLVDLTPLLGKLSIGSRDFH; encoded by the coding sequence ATGGCGGCCATGCCCGACAGCGGCTTGCCGGAATACGCCGAACTGGCGTGCATGACGAATTTCACCTTCCTGCGCGGCGCATCGCACGCGGAAGAACTGGTGGAACGCGCGGCCCAGCTGGGCTACGCGGCGCTGGCCATTACCGACGAATGCTCGCTGGCGGGCGTGGTGCGCGCGCATGTGGAAGCCAGGGAACACAAGCTGCCCCTGATCATCGGCAGCCATTTCGAACTGGCGCGCGATGACGACGTGCCCTTGCGCCTGATCCTGCTGGCGCAGACCCGCGAAGGCTACGGCAACCTTGCGGAATTGATCACCCTGGCGCGCACCGGCACGGCAAAGAAAGGCTCGTATCGCCTGACGCCATCTGACCTCGAACAGCCGCCGGTGGATTACGCCCATCTTCGCGGGATACCCGAATGCCTGGCCATCCTCGCCCCGCCGCACGGCATAACGGCCGGCCAGTTGGCCGCGCAGGCGCAATGGCTGGCGCGGGTCTTTCCCGAACGCGCCTGGATAGGCTTGAATCTGCAGCATCAATCCCGCGACGACCTGCATCGCGGCGTGGTGGAAGACGCCGCAGTGGCCTGCGGACTGCCCGTGGCGGCGCTGGGCTGGGCCGAAATGCACGTGCGCTCGCGCAAGCCGCTGCATGACACGCTGACCGCCATACGCCTGGGCAAACCCGTGCATGAATGCGGCTATGCGCTGGCCGCCAATGCCGAACGGCATCTGCGCTCGCGCCTGCAACTGGCCCGCCTCTATCCGCCCGAGGCATTGCGCCAGACCCTGGACATCGCCCGCCGCTGCACGTTCAGCCTGGACGAGCTGCGCTATGAATATCCCGATGAAATCGTTCCCCCCGGCATGACGCCGGCCTCCCACCTGCGGGCTGAAACCTATGCGGGCGTGCGGCGACGCTTCGGCGCGCAACCGCCGGCCAATGTGCTGGACCAGATCGAACGGGAATTGGCGCTGATCCAGGAACTGCACTACGAAGCCTATTTCCTGACGGTCTACGACATCGTGCGCTTTGCGCGATCGCAGGACATCCTGTGCCAGGGACGCGGGTCGGCCGCCAACTCCGCGGTGTGCTACTGCCTGGGCATCACGGAAGTCGACCCCGCGCGCGGCAATACCTTGTTCGAACGCTTCATCAGCAAGGAGCGCAACGAACCGCCCGACATCGACGTCGACTTCGAGCACCAGCGGCGCGAGGAAGTCATCCAGTACATCTACGAAAAGTACGGCCGGCCACGGGCGGCGCTGACGGCGGTGGTCATTACCTACCGTCCGCGCAGCGTGCTGCGCGACACCGGCAAGGCGCTGGGCGTGGATCTTGCCATCGTGGACGCGGTGGCCAAGGCACATCAATGGTGGGACGATCGCGGCGGACTGCTGCGCAGCTTCGAAGGCTGCGGACTGGACCCTACTTCGCTCGTCGCGCGCCAGTGGGCGGCCCTGGCCACGCAGTTGATGGGCTTTCCCCGCCATTTGTCGCAGCATCCCGGTGGCTTCGTCATCGCGCGCGGCAAGCTGTCGCGCCTGGTACCCATCGAAAACGCGGCCATGCCGGGCCGCAGCGTGGTGCAGTGGGACAAGGACGACCTGGACGCGATGCGGCTGCTCAAGGTCGACGTGCTGGCGCTGGGCATGCTGTCGGTAATACGCCGCGCGCTCGACCTCGCCTCGCAGCGGCGCGGCCAGCCGTTTGCCATGCAGGACATTCCGCCGGACGACAAGGCCACCTACGACATGATCTGCGAGGCCGACACCGTCGGTGTATTCCAGATCGAATCGCGGGCGCAGATGACCATGCTGCCGCGGCTGAAGCCGCGCGTGTACTACGACCTGGTGGTGGAGGTGGCCATCGTGCGGCCGGGACCGATCCAGGGCGGCATGGTGCATCCCTACCTGCGCAGGCGCCAGGGACTCGAACCGGTCACCTACCCCAGCGGCAAAGTGCGCACGGTGCTGGAACGGACGATGGGCGTGCCCATCTTCCAGGAGCAGGTCATGCAGATCGCCATGGTGGCGGCGGGGTTCACGGGGGGCGAGGCCGACGAGCTGCGCCGCGCCATGGCGGCCTGGCGGCGCAAGGGCGGCGTCGACAAGTTCCGCGTCAAGCTGGTGGGCGGCATGCTGGCCCACGGCTATACCAAGGAATTCGCCGAGGCAATCTTCCGGCAGGTGGAAGGCTTTGGCGAGTACGGCTTTCCGGAAAGCCACGCCGCCAGTTTCGCGCTGCTGGCCTATAACAGTTCCTGGCTCAAGCGCCACGAACCCGAAGCCTTCCTGGCGGCGCTGCTGAACTCCCAGCCCATGGGGTTCTATGCACCGGCGCAATTGATCCAGGATGCGCGCCGCCACGATGTGCGCGTCCTGCCGGTGGATGCCTGCGCCAGCGAGTGGGAAAGCATCCTGGACTTCAGCCACGGCCCGCGCCCGGCGGTGCGGCTCGGAATGAGCCTGGTCAAGGGCATGTCGCAGGCCGTGGCCGAGCGTATCGTGGCCGCGCGCACGCAACAGCCTTTTGCCCATACCACCGACCTGGCGCGGCGTGCCGACCTCCGCCGGCATGACCTCGATGCGCTGGCCGCCGCCGATGCCTTGCTGACCCTGGCCGGCCATCGCCGACAGGCGCGCTGGGAAGCCGCCGCCGGGGCGCCGGCCAAGGGCCTGCTGCGCGATGCCCCCATCCTGGAGTCCGACAGCCCCCAACTGCCCGCGCCCACCGAAGGACAGACCATCTCCGACGACTACCGCTCGCTGCAATTCACGCTGCACCGCCATCCCCTGGCGCTGCTGCGGGACAAGCTGAAGGCGCGGCGGTTCGAAACCGCGGAAACGTTGAACGGCTACCCCGACCGGCGCGTGGCACGCGCCTGCGGGCTGGTCACCGTGCGCCAGCGGCCGGGCACATCCAACGGCACCATCTTCGTTTCCATCGAGGACGAAACCGGCGCGGTCAACGTGGTCGTGCGGCCGGAACTCATCGAGCGGCAGCGCAAGGAATTGCTGGGCGCGACATTGCTGGGCGTCTATGGCACCTGGCAGAACGTCAGCAATGTGCGCCACCTGATCGCGGCCCGCCTGGTCGACCTGACGCCGCTGCTGGGAAAACTGTCGATCGGCAGCCGGGATTTCCATTGA
- a CDS encoding tetratricopeptide repeat protein, producing MALTDSRGNPVSTHNPRSLERYEAAQSLLHGYYGDPLGVIDAALAEDPAFVMGHVMRAGMMITASDKCVEPMLRESVQAAESLHAIANERERRHTAAARAWLDGDLEMSLRRYADILIDHPRDTLALQVGHIGDFLLGRSAMLRDRVAGILPAWDIRMPDFGYVLGMHAFGLEETNLYEEAEAQGRRALDMNRRDPWAIHAVAHVMEMQGRIDDGIAWLTSRRDDWASDNMMAVHNWWHLALFHLDHDEVQQVLAMYDQRLREEAAGQVLDLIDASAMLWRLMLRGLDVTPRWRDLAGVWQARGGAGYYAFNDVHALMAYLGAGDSQAARALIETMEAAAQGAGTNAMMTREIGLPVAHALLAFVQEDYGRTVALLRDLRLITHRFGGSHAQRDVLVLTLIEAALRDGARNLAKALTAERMALKPASQGNRRLAARAADL from the coding sequence ATGGCGCTGACCGACTCGCGGGGCAACCCCGTCTCCACCCATAATCCGCGCTCGCTCGAACGTTATGAAGCGGCCCAGTCGCTGCTGCATGGGTACTACGGCGATCCGCTTGGCGTCATCGATGCGGCCCTGGCCGAGGATCCGGCCTTCGTGATGGGCCATGTCATGCGCGCCGGCATGATGATCACCGCCAGCGACAAGTGCGTCGAGCCCATGCTGCGCGAAAGCGTACAGGCCGCGGAAAGCCTGCATGCCATCGCCAATGAGCGCGAACGCCGGCATACCGCCGCGGCCCGCGCCTGGCTGGATGGCGACCTGGAGATGTCGCTGCGGCGCTATGCGGACATCCTGATCGACCATCCGCGCGACACCCTGGCGCTGCAGGTGGGCCATATCGGCGATTTCCTGCTGGGGCGCTCCGCCATGTTGCGCGACCGCGTGGCCGGTATTTTGCCGGCCTGGGACATCCGCATGCCGGACTTCGGCTATGTGCTGGGCATGCATGCGTTCGGCCTGGAGGAAACCAATCTGTATGAAGAGGCCGAGGCCCAGGGTCGCCGTGCGCTCGACATGAACCGGCGCGACCCCTGGGCCATACACGCCGTGGCCCATGTGATGGAAATGCAGGGCCGCATCGACGATGGGATTGCATGGCTGACCTCGCGGCGCGACGATTGGGCGTCGGACAACATGATGGCGGTGCACAACTGGTGGCACCTGGCTTTGTTTCACCTGGACCACGACGAGGTGCAGCAGGTGCTGGCGATGTACGACCAGCGTCTGCGCGAGGAGGCAGCGGGCCAGGTGCTGGACCTGATCGACGCTTCGGCGATGTTGTGGCGCTTGATGTTGCGCGGGCTGGACGTCACGCCGAGGTGGCGCGATCTGGCCGGCGTGTGGCAGGCACGCGGCGGCGCGGGGTACTACGCGTTCAATGATGTACATGCCCTGATGGCCTACCTCGGCGCGGGCGACAGCCAGGCGGCGCGCGCCCTGATCGAAACGATGGAGGCCGCCGCGCAAGGCGCAGGGACCAACGCCATGATGACGCGCGAAATCGGGCTTCCCGTGGCCCATGCCCTGTTGGCCTTCGTGCAGGAGGACTATGGCCGCACGGTGGCGCTGCTGCGCGATCTGCGGCTGATCACGCATCGCTTCGGCGGCAGCCATGCCCAGCGCGACGTGCTGGTGTTGACGCTGATCGAAGCCGCGCTGCGCGACGGCGCGCGCAACCTGGCCAAGGCCCTGACCGCCGAGCGCATGGCGCTCAAGCCGGCCAGCCAGGGCAACCGCCGCCTGGCGGCGCGCGCGGCGGACCTGTAG
- a CDS encoding D-amino acid dehydrogenase, giving the protein MRVCVIGAGVVGVTSAYFLARQGYEVTLVDARPRPGEATSYANGGQLSYSYVAPLAGPGVLPSVPAWLLREDSPLRFRPRLDPHQWRWCLGFAMACRAAVSRKSTAEMLTLSYLSRDVLHALLEQEPLSFGHMRNGKLIAYRSAVLLEKARAFVAYQARHGAEQRVLTAAETLELEPALAGMGPRLAGAVYTPGEEVGDCLRFTEGLFERFARLPNTQARMSTPVSALKRRGAAIVAAQTPAGDIEADAFVVASGMGSRALLRPLGQDVPLYGLKGYSLSVPLHGNEDTGPTISVTDYERRIVYARVGPVLRMAAMVDIGGDAGIDERRIGLLKRQVREVFPNLDLDAAVPWAGLRPATPGGKPWIGPSRAAGNLWMNLGQGALGFTLACGSAALLTAQMKGLPTPIAATPFLPS; this is encoded by the coding sequence ATGCGCGTGTGCGTAATCGGGGCGGGCGTCGTCGGCGTGACCTCCGCCTATTTCCTGGCGCGCCAGGGATATGAGGTAACCCTGGTGGACGCCCGGCCGCGTCCGGGTGAAGCGACCAGCTACGCCAACGGCGGCCAACTGAGCTATAGCTATGTGGCGCCGCTGGCGGGCCCGGGCGTGCTGCCCAGCGTTCCCGCATGGCTGCTGCGCGAGGATTCGCCCCTGCGTTTCCGGCCGCGCCTGGACCCGCACCAATGGCGTTGGTGCCTGGGCTTCGCCATGGCCTGCCGCGCCGCTGTGTCGCGCAAGTCCACGGCGGAGATGCTGACCTTGTCGTACCTGAGCCGGGACGTCCTCCATGCGCTGCTGGAGCAGGAGCCGCTGTCCTTCGGGCATATGCGTAACGGCAAGCTCATCGCGTACCGCAGCGCCGTGCTACTGGAAAAGGCGCGGGCCTTCGTGGCATACCAGGCGCGCCATGGCGCCGAGCAACGGGTGCTGACGGCCGCCGAAACGCTGGAACTGGAGCCGGCCCTGGCGGGCATGGGCCCGAGGCTGGCCGGGGCGGTCTACACCCCGGGGGAAGAGGTGGGAGACTGCCTGCGCTTCACCGAGGGCCTGTTCGAGCGTTTTGCACGGTTGCCCAACACGCAGGCAAGGATGAGCACACCGGTTTCCGCGCTGAAGCGCCGCGGCGCGGCCATCGTCGCCGCCCAGACACCGGCGGGCGATATCGAGGCCGATGCCTTCGTGGTGGCGTCCGGCATGGGCAGCCGCGCGCTGCTGCGGCCGCTGGGACAGGATGTCCCCCTCTATGGGCTGAAGGGGTACAGCCTGAGCGTACCGCTGCATGGGAATGAGGACACCGGGCCGACCATCAGCGTGACGGACTACGAGCGCCGCATCGTCTATGCGCGCGTGGGGCCGGTGCTGCGCATGGCGGCGATGGTGGACATAGGCGGCGATGCCGGCATCGACGAACGGCGCATCGGGCTGCTGAAGCGGCAGGTTCGCGAGGTCTTTCCGAACCTCGACCTGGATGCCGCCGTCCCATGGGCCGGCTTGCGCCCGGCGACGCCTGGCGGCAAGCCCTGGATCGGCCCGAGCCGGGCGGCCGGCAATCTGTGGATGAATCTGGGCCAAGGGGCGCTGGGATTCACGCTGGCCTGCGGCAGTGCGGCCCTGCTGACCGCACAGATGAAGGGACTCCCCACCCCAATCGCGGCGACCCCGTTCCTGCCCTCCTGA
- a CDS encoding LysR family transcriptional regulator, protein MRLRHIELFEAIRATGSLSRAAQALHISQPAASKMLAHAEAQVGFRLFERVKGRLRATREAEILAPDIARLSRDLESVRKLAANLRHHPHGHLRIGCAPSLGLGIVPRAAGISRARQPDITFSLQTHHTGELVAGLLAREIDMAVTYEPPAHPGIARIDLDRSEMVYVSQDPGTAAMPLGSVRPERLIAMDPRDPLGSLLQTALADHGVGMETALQVQTHYMACAMVEAGCGDAIVDAYSAHGISRPALSVRRLEPPVYFQIGALVHADDPMSALHHGFVECLRLACAEVARALAP, encoded by the coding sequence ATGCGCCTGCGCCATATCGAATTGTTCGAGGCCATCCGCGCCACCGGTTCGCTCAGCCGCGCCGCCCAGGCGCTGCACATTTCGCAGCCTGCGGCCAGCAAGATGCTGGCGCACGCCGAAGCGCAGGTCGGTTTCCGCCTGTTCGAGCGGGTCAAGGGGCGCCTGCGCGCCACCCGCGAAGCGGAGATCCTGGCGCCAGACATCGCCCGCCTGTCGCGCGACCTGGAAAGCGTGCGCAAACTGGCCGCCAATCTGCGCCATCATCCGCACGGGCATCTGCGCATCGGTTGCGCGCCCAGCCTGGGACTGGGGATCGTGCCGCGCGCCGCCGGCATCAGCCGCGCCAGGCAGCCGGACATTACGTTCAGCCTGCAGACGCATCACACCGGCGAACTCGTCGCCGGGCTGCTGGCCCGCGAGATCGATATGGCGGTTACCTACGAACCGCCTGCCCACCCCGGCATTGCGCGTATCGACCTGGACCGGTCCGAGATGGTCTATGTCAGCCAGGACCCGGGCACTGCCGCCATGCCGCTTGGCAGCGTACGGCCCGAGCGGCTGATCGCGATGGACCCGCGCGATCCGCTCGGCAGCCTGCTGCAAACCGCGCTGGCCGACCATGGCGTGGGCATGGAGACGGCCCTGCAGGTGCAGACCCACTATATGGCGTGCGCGATGGTGGAAGCAGGCTGCGGCGATGCGATCGTGGATGCCTACAGCGCGCATGGCATTTCGCGCCCGGCGCTGTCCGTACGGCGCCTGGAGCCACCCGTGTATTTCCAGATCGGCGCGCTGGTGCACGCCGATGACCCGATGTCGGCCCTGCACCACGGTTTCGTCGAGTGCCTGCGCCTGGCCTGCGCCGAAGTGGCCCGGGCGCTGGCGCCTTGA
- a CDS encoding 4'-phosphopantetheinyl transferase family protein: MPKEDAALFSWWATPVAARHYRQDRLRADDVARARAPRSPRAERDWQVSRALLSEALAAWPRGADPALSLAHSQGHAVAALAPAGWRVGVDLESMRPRDFAALAQWCCTAEEQAAVAACDAATRPRLFYLLWTLKEAFIKAAGLRFPADMRAVGLLPSGDPSGEPGGWRLRAPDGPWQAYAAVLDGTWVVSVVSCAPQEGTGHAGMAGEAAAGSSRPAAAPPHDPAVPAWRAGPEAALPRVDAAWRWS, from the coding sequence ATGCCCAAGGAGGATGCGGCGCTTTTTTCGTGGTGGGCCACGCCCGTGGCCGCGCGCCACTATCGGCAGGACCGCTTGCGTGCCGACGACGTGGCGCGCGCCCGGGCCCCGCGATCGCCGCGCGCCGAGCGGGACTGGCAGGTCAGCCGCGCACTGCTGTCGGAGGCCTTGGCGGCCTGGCCGCGGGGCGCCGACCCGGCCCTGTCGCTTGCCCACTCCCAGGGCCACGCCGTGGCGGCCCTGGCCCCCGCGGGGTGGCGTGTGGGCGTGGACCTGGAATCCATGCGGCCGCGCGATTTCGCCGCCTTGGCGCAATGGTGCTGCACGGCCGAAGAACAGGCCGCCGTGGCGGCGTGCGACGCCGCCACCCGGCCGCGCTTGTTCTACCTGTTGTGGACGTTGAAGGAGGCTTTCATCAAGGCGGCCGGCCTGCGCTTTCCAGCGGATATGCGCGCCGTGGGCTTGCTGCCGTCGGGCGACCCGTCGGGCGAGCCGGGCGGCTGGCGCTTGCGTGCTCCCGACGGGCCCTGGCAAGCCTATGCGGCGGTGCTCGATGGCACCTGGGTGGTGAGTGTGGTCAGTTGCGCCCCGCAGGAAGGAACCGGGCACGCCGGTATGGCGGGCGAGGCGGCCGCCGGTTCGAGCCGCCCCGCGGCTGCGCCGCCACACGATCCTGCCGTGCCGGCATGGCGTGCGGGGCCGGAGGCGGCGTTGCCCCGCGTCGACGCTGCGTGGCGCTGGTCCTGA
- a CDS encoding beta-ketoacyl synthase chain length factor → MFNFAISAWRAWAPGIADASAWQAWARAPYCPTVPCTAPDLGFLPPLQRRRLSPLARMAVACAWPLADAPGPMPVVYASHHGETTRGYDLLHCLARDEALSPTSFSLSVHNATAGMWSILRKETVESVALSVAGDGLESAIAEACLLLAAGHPRALVVLAEEAPPAAYRPWIDDIPFPYALALRVDAGEPGAAPDHVDGEAPPRGTFQLQARAPAGVDAPAAKAAAAPASADPAWPHPLSLLRHLLLGTAAWQHPGRNRDWQWQRAS, encoded by the coding sequence ATGTTCAACTTTGCGATTTCTGCGTGGCGCGCCTGGGCGCCTGGAATTGCTGACGCCTCCGCGTGGCAGGCATGGGCGCGCGCGCCCTACTGCCCGACCGTCCCGTGCACCGCTCCGGACCTCGGATTCCTGCCTCCGCTGCAACGCCGTCGGCTCAGCCCGCTGGCGCGCATGGCGGTCGCCTGCGCCTGGCCGCTCGCCGACGCGCCAGGCCCCATGCCGGTGGTGTACGCCTCGCATCATGGCGAAACGACGCGCGGCTACGATCTGCTGCACTGCCTGGCGCGCGACGAAGCCCTGTCGCCGACCTCCTTCAGCCTGTCCGTGCACAACGCGACGGCCGGCATGTGGTCCATCCTGCGCAAGGAAACCGTGGAAAGCGTGGCGTTGTCGGTGGCTGGCGACGGCCTGGAGAGCGCCATCGCGGAAGCCTGCCTGCTGCTGGCGGCCGGCCATCCGCGTGCCCTCGTGGTCCTGGCCGAAGAGGCCCCCCCGGCGGCATACCGTCCCTGGATCGACGACATCCCCTTTCCGTATGCGCTGGCCTTGCGTGTCGACGCCGGCGAGCCCGGGGCGGCGCCAGACCATGTCGATGGCGAGGCGCCGCCACGCGGCACGTTCCAGCTGCAGGCCCGTGCGCCGGCGGGCGTGGACGCACCGGCCGCAAAAGCGGCCGCCGCACCCGCGTCGGCCGATCCCGCCTGGCCACACCCGCTGAGCCTGTTGCGCCACCTGCTGCTGGGGACCGCCGCCTGGCAGCATCCTGGCCGCAATCGCGATTGGCAATGGCAGCGGGCGTCGTGA